One Thiocapsa sp. genomic window carries:
- the nuoK gene encoding NADH-quinone oxidoreductase subunit NuoK yields the protein MIALSDYLILAAGLFMLAVAGIFLNRKNVILLLMCIELMLLAVNMNFVAFSHFLGDMTGQVFVFFILTVAAAEAAIGLAILVVLFRNRQTINVEDLDSLKG from the coding sequence ATGATCGCGCTCTCAGACTATCTGATCCTGGCTGCCGGGCTCTTCATGCTGGCGGTCGCCGGGATCTTCCTGAATCGCAAGAACGTCATCCTGCTGCTGATGTGTATCGAGCTGATGCTCTTGGCGGTGAATATGAACTTCGTCGCCTTCTCCCATTTCCTCGGGGATATGACGGGGCAGGTCTTCGTCTTTTTCATCCTGACCGTGGCGGCGGCGGAGGCTGCGATCGGGCTTGCGATCCTGGTGGTGCTTTTCCGTAATCGGCAGACGATCAACGTGGAGGATCTGGACAGCCTCAAGGGATAG
- a CDS encoding NADH-quinone oxidoreductase subunit J, which produces MGFEKFLFYVFAAITLVAAGMVITRRNPVHAVLYLVLAFISSAALWIMLEAEFLGIVLILVYVGAVMVLFLFVVMMLDVDIATLRAGFIRYLPIGALIAVVLALEIFLIVGPANFGLQQFPSPVPAGPDVSNTEELGLLLYTVYVYPFEIAAVILLVAIVAAIRLTLRRRPETKYMDPAKQVRVKKGPDRIRIVKMPSESAAVPAVAASAAPQESTE; this is translated from the coding sequence ATGGGCTTTGAAAAATTCCTGTTCTATGTGTTCGCGGCCATAACCTTAGTCGCTGCAGGGATGGTGATCACGCGTCGCAATCCGGTCCACGCCGTCCTCTATCTGGTGCTCGCCTTCATCAGCAGCGCGGCCCTCTGGATCATGCTCGAGGCCGAATTCCTCGGCATCGTGCTCATCCTGGTTTATGTCGGCGCCGTGATGGTGCTCTTCCTCTTCGTGGTCATGATGCTCGATGTCGATATCGCGACGCTGCGTGCGGGCTTTATTCGCTATTTGCCCATCGGTGCGCTGATTGCGGTGGTGCTTGCACTCGAGATCTTCCTGATCGTCGGGCCGGCCAACTTCGGATTGCAACAGTTCCCCTCGCCCGTGCCGGCAGGCCCCGATGTCAGCAATACCGAAGAGCTCGGTCTACTGCTCTACACCGTCTACGTTTATCCGTTCGAAATCGCCGCCGTCATCCTGCTTGTCGCCATCGTCGCCGCGATTCGCTTGACCTTGCGACGCCGGCCCGAGACCAAGTACATGGATCCGGCGAAGCAGGTCAGGGTCAAGAAGGGTCCGGACCGGATTCGTATCGTCAAGATGCCTTCCGAGAGTGCCGCGGTTCCGGCCGTTGCTGCCTCGGCTGCACCACAGGAATCGACCGAATGA
- the nuoH gene encoding NADH-quinone oxidoreductase subunit NuoH, producing the protein MIELWNALPVVIQILIKIAAIVLPLLGMVAYYTLAERKVIGYIQVRIGPNRVGWRGSLQPIADAVKLMMKEIVIPTKADKTLFLLAPMIAIAPALAAWAVFPFDEGLVLADINAGLLYLLALTSLGVYGIIIAGWASNSKYALLGAMRSAAQIVAYEIAMGFALVGVLVAAGSLNLGAIVAAQEGNLLTWFWLPLLPLFGVYLISGIAETNRAPFDVAEGESEIVAGFHVEYSGMAFAVFFLAEYANMILISALSALLFMGGWLSPFPQAWVEDSLLLGDGFHWLLLKTFFFMFVFLWLRATFPRYRYDQIMRLGWKVFIPITIVWILVVALAVLAELPPWWSA; encoded by the coding sequence ATGATCGAACTATGGAATGCGCTTCCCGTGGTGATCCAGATCCTGATCAAGATCGCCGCGATTGTCCTGCCGCTCCTCGGAATGGTGGCTTATTACACCTTGGCCGAGCGCAAGGTGATCGGCTATATCCAGGTCCGCATCGGGCCCAATCGGGTCGGCTGGCGCGGCTCGCTGCAGCCGATCGCGGATGCGGTCAAACTGATGATGAAAGAGATCGTCATCCCGACCAAGGCGGACAAGACGTTGTTCTTGTTGGCGCCGATGATCGCGATCGCGCCGGCCTTGGCCGCTTGGGCGGTGTTCCCGTTCGACGAGGGACTCGTGCTCGCCGACATCAATGCCGGCTTGCTCTATCTGCTTGCACTGACCTCGCTCGGTGTCTACGGCATCATCATCGCGGGTTGGGCGTCGAACTCGAAATATGCGTTGCTCGGCGCCATGCGCTCCGCGGCTCAGATCGTCGCCTACGAGATCGCGATGGGCTTTGCGCTGGTCGGTGTGCTGGTGGCCGCCGGGAGCCTGAATCTGGGCGCGATCGTCGCGGCCCAAGAGGGCAACCTCCTGACCTGGTTCTGGTTGCCGCTGCTGCCCTTGTTCGGCGTCTATCTGATCTCGGGGATCGCCGAGACCAACCGCGCGCCCTTCGACGTGGCCGAAGGCGAGTCCGAGATCGTCGCCGGTTTCCATGTCGAGTATTCCGGGATGGCCTTCGCGGTCTTCTTCCTGGCCGAATACGCGAACATGATCCTCATCTCGGCGCTCTCGGCCCTGCTCTTTATGGGAGGCTGGCTGTCGCCCTTCCCGCAGGCGTGGGTCGAGGACAGCCTGCTTTTGGGTGACGGCTTCCATTGGCTGTTGCTCAAGACCTTCTTCTTCATGTTCGTATTCCTGTGGTTACGGGCGACCTTCCCGCGCTATCGCTACGACCAGATCATGCGTCTGGGTTGGAAGGTGTTCATCCCGATCACGATCGTCTGGATCCTGGTGGTAGCGCTTGCGGTTCTCGCCGAGCTGCCCCCTTGGTGGTCCGCCTGA
- a CDS encoding NADH-quinone oxidoreductase subunit M has protein sequence MYEFPLLTLVIWLPIIGGIAVLASGDRASEISKWIALAFAILTFAISLGLWTGFDAGSGQMQFVERAAWIPTFNVDYYLGVDGISMPLIILTTFITIFVIIAGWDVITYKPSHYMAAFLIMEGVMVGVFSALDAILFYVFWESMLIPMFIIIGVWGGPNRVYATIKFFLYTFFGSVFMLVALIYMFFQADSFSILDFHDLELGMTAQILIFIAFLLAFAVKVPMFPVHTWLPDAHVEAPTGGSVILAAIMLKIGGYGFLRFSMPITPDASASLDWLMIALSLIAVVYIGFVALVQQDMKKLIAYSSIAHMGFVTLGFFIVFTIIRNPDVAGGAVMGIEGGMVQMISHGFISGALFLCVGVLYDRVHSREIADYGGVINTMPWFGAFVVFFAMANAGLPGTSGFVGEFMVILATFRADFWWAFLAATTLILAAAFTLWMVKRVIFGEVKNEKVAGLQDLNRRETFNLGVLAAAVLALGIWPAPLMEVMHASVENLVAHVSECKLPASEAADCVLAVPASVAGLTGQP, from the coding sequence ATGTACGAGTTCCCTCTCCTGACGCTGGTCATCTGGCTGCCCATCATCGGCGGTATCGCCGTGCTGGCGAGCGGTGATCGAGCCTCCGAGATCTCCAAGTGGATCGCGCTCGCCTTTGCGATCCTGACCTTCGCGATCAGCCTCGGCCTCTGGACGGGTTTCGACGCCGGCAGCGGTCAGATGCAGTTCGTGGAGCGCGCGGCCTGGATCCCGACCTTCAATGTCGATTACTACCTGGGCGTCGACGGCATCTCCATGCCGCTGATCATCCTGACGACCTTCATCACCATCTTCGTGATCATCGCGGGTTGGGATGTCATCACCTATAAGCCGTCGCATTACATGGCGGCCTTCCTGATCATGGAAGGCGTGATGGTCGGCGTCTTTTCGGCCCTCGATGCCATCCTCTTCTATGTCTTCTGGGAGTCGATGCTGATCCCGATGTTCATCATCATCGGGGTCTGGGGCGGACCGAATCGGGTCTATGCGACCATCAAGTTCTTCCTCTATACCTTCTTCGGCTCGGTCTTCATGTTGGTCGCCTTGATCTACATGTTCTTCCAGGCCGACAGCTTCAGTATCCTGGATTTCCACGATCTGGAGCTCGGCATGACCGCCCAGATCCTGATCTTCATCGCCTTCCTGCTTGCCTTTGCGGTGAAGGTGCCGATGTTCCCGGTCCACACCTGGTTGCCGGACGCGCATGTCGAGGCGCCGACCGGCGGGTCGGTGATCCTGGCGGCCATCATGCTGAAGATCGGCGGTTACGGGTTCCTGCGCTTTTCCATGCCGATTACGCCGGACGCCAGTGCCTCGCTCGATTGGCTGATGATCGCGTTGTCGCTGATCGCCGTGGTCTACATCGGGTTCGTGGCCCTGGTTCAGCAGGACATGAAGAAGCTGATCGCCTATTCGTCGATCGCCCACATGGGCTTCGTGACGCTCGGCTTCTTTATCGTCTTCACCATCATCCGCAACCCGGATGTCGCCGGCGGTGCGGTGATGGGAATCGAGGGCGGTATGGTGCAGATGATCTCGCACGGCTTCATCTCGGGCGCGCTCTTTCTCTGCGTGGGCGTGCTCTATGACCGCGTGCATTCGCGCGAGATCGCAGACTACGGCGGTGTCATCAACACCATGCCCTGGTTCGGTGCCTTCGTGGTCTTTTTCGCGATGGCCAATGCCGGCCTGCCCGGAACCTCCGGTTTCGTCGGCGAGTTCATGGTGATCCTCGCGACCTTCCGGGCCGATTTCTGGTGGGCCTTCCTGGCCGCGACCACCTTGATCCTGGCGGCGGCCTTTACCCTCTGGATGGTCAAACGGGTGATCTTCGGCGAGGTCAAGAACGAGAAGGTGGCGGGTCTGCAGGATCTCAATCGGCGCGAGACCTTCAATCTCGGGGTCCTGGCCGCTGCGGTTCTGGCCCTCGGGATCTGGCCCGCGCCCTTGATGGAGGTGATGCACGCCTCCGTCGAGAACCTGGTCGCCCATGTCAGCGAGTGCAAGCTGCCGGCCTCCGAGGCGGCGGACTGCGTCCTTGCGGTGCCCGCATCCGTGGCTGGTCTGACTGGACAGCCCTAA
- the nuoI gene encoding NADH-quinone oxidoreductase subunit NuoI, translating into MLKATREYLQSLLMVELFKGLSLTGAYMFKRKFTVQYPEERAPISPRFRGLHALRRYPNGEERCIACKLCEAVCPALAITIEAEPREDGSRRTTRYDIDLFKCIYCGFCEESCPVDSIVETGVYEYHFENRGENIMTKEKLLAIGDKYEADIAAARAADAPYR; encoded by the coding sequence ATGCTGAAAGCCACACGCGAATATCTCCAGAGCCTTTTGATGGTCGAGCTCTTCAAGGGCTTGAGTCTGACCGGCGCTTACATGTTCAAGCGCAAGTTCACGGTTCAGTATCCGGAGGAGAGGGCCCCGATCTCGCCGCGTTTTCGCGGCCTGCATGCCCTGCGGCGCTATCCCAACGGGGAAGAGCGCTGCATCGCCTGCAAGCTCTGCGAGGCGGTCTGTCCGGCACTGGCCATCACGATCGAGGCCGAGCCGCGCGAGGACGGATCCAGGCGGACGACGCGATACGACATCGACCTCTTCAAGTGCATCTATTGCGGGTTTTGCGAGGAGTCTTGCCCGGTAGACTCGATCGTCGAGACCGGGGTCTACGAGTATCACTTCGAGAATCGCGGCGAGAACATCATGACCAAAGAGAAACTCCTCGCGATCGGGGACAAGTACGAGGCGGACATCGCCGCGGCACGCGCCGCGGATGCGCCTTACCGCTGA
- the nuoN gene encoding NADH-quinone oxidoreductase subunit NuoN, translated as MPFDAANLIPILPEIAILITASVVLVLDLYLKEKDKDLNHTLTLIGLLVAIGLTGAVGGGEARIVFDGNVVRDGLTDLLRGAILIVSLLAFVYARPWLKDRGLFVGEFYVLALFAILGMLIMVSANSFLTIYLGLELQALCLYALVAFDRDSTKGAEAAMKYFVLGALGSGMLLYGVSMIYGATGSIEFGPVAQAVAEQGMENKVLVFGVVFLVIGVGFKFGAVPFHMWVPDIYEGAPTPAVLLLGSAPKIAAFALAIRMLVDGLEAIQPDWQGMLLILAVLSMGLGNLVAIAQTNIKRMLAYSTISHVGFIFLGLLAGTAQGYASAMFYAIVYAVMSTGAFGILLILSRKGFDAENLDDLKGLNDRDSWYAAMMALVMFSMAGVPPTVGFMAKLLVLESVVRIDLVWLALVAVAFSIIGAFYYLRVVKVIYFDKPDPDMPVLTTSGGVRFAMSLNGLSLLFLGLFPAALLSWCQSVFV; from the coding sequence ATGCCATTCGATGCCGCCAATCTGATCCCCATCCTGCCGGAGATTGCGATCCTGATCACCGCCAGCGTCGTGCTGGTGCTGGATCTCTATCTCAAGGAGAAGGATAAGGACCTCAACCATACCCTGACCCTGATCGGTCTGCTGGTCGCGATCGGCCTCACGGGTGCCGTGGGCGGCGGCGAGGCGCGCATCGTCTTCGACGGCAATGTCGTGCGCGACGGCCTGACCGATTTGCTCCGGGGCGCGATCCTGATCGTCAGCCTGCTCGCCTTCGTCTATGCGCGCCCCTGGCTGAAGGATCGCGGGCTTTTCGTCGGCGAGTTCTACGTCCTTGCGCTGTTTGCGATCCTCGGGATGCTGATCATGGTCTCGGCCAACAGCTTCCTGACCATCTATCTCGGTCTCGAGCTTCAGGCGCTCTGTCTCTATGCCTTGGTCGCCTTCGATCGGGACTCGACGAAGGGCGCCGAAGCGGCCATGAAGTATTTCGTGCTGGGTGCGCTGGGCTCCGGAATGCTCCTTTACGGCGTCTCCATGATCTACGGCGCCACCGGATCGATCGAGTTCGGTCCGGTCGCACAGGCGGTCGCCGAGCAGGGGATGGAAAACAAGGTCCTGGTCTTCGGCGTGGTCTTCCTGGTCATCGGCGTGGGTTTCAAGTTCGGCGCCGTGCCCTTCCACATGTGGGTCCCGGATATCTACGAGGGTGCGCCCACGCCGGCCGTCCTGTTGCTCGGCAGTGCGCCCAAGATCGCGGCCTTCGCGTTGGCGATTCGCATGCTGGTGGATGGACTGGAGGCGATCCAGCCGGACTGGCAGGGGATGCTCCTGATCCTCGCCGTGCTCTCCATGGGTCTGGGCAACCTGGTCGCGATCGCACAGACCAACATCAAACGGATGCTGGCCTACTCGACCATCTCGCACGTCGGTTTTATCTTTCTCGGACTCTTGGCCGGCACCGCGCAGGGCTACGCGTCGGCGATGTTCTACGCGATCGTCTACGCGGTGATGTCGACCGGTGCCTTCGGCATCCTCTTGATCCTGAGCCGCAAAGGTTTCGATGCGGAGAATCTGGATGACCTCAAGGGGCTGAACGACCGGGATTCCTGGTATGCCGCCATGATGGCATTGGTGATGTTCTCGATGGCCGGCGTGCCGCCGACGGTCGGCTTCATGGCGAAGCTGCTGGTGCTGGAGTCTGTCGTTCGGATCGACCTCGTCTGGCTCGCACTGGTCGCCGTCGCCTTTTCGATCATCGGGGCTTTCTACTACCTGCGTGTGGTCAAGGTGATCTATTTCGATAAGCCGGATCCGGACATGCCGGTCCTGACGACCAGCGGCGGCGTGCGTTTCGCCATGAGCCTCAACGGTCTTTCCCTGTTGTTCCTCGGTCTCTTCCCGGCGGCGCTTTTGAGTTGGTGTCAAAGTGTCTTTGTTTGA
- the nuoG gene encoding NADH-quinone oxidoreductase subunit NuoG, with protein MTDKITIEIDGRPCEAAPGEMIITVADREGITIPRFCYHKKLSIAANCRMCLVEAEQGGRPFPKPVPACATPVGAGMKVLTRSPKAIDAQQGTMEFLLINHPLDCPICDQGGECELQDVAMGYGGDVSRFAERKRVVKDEDLGPLIATDMTRCIHCTRCVRFGAEIAGVRELGATGRGEDMRIGTFVSHTVSHELSGNIIDLCPVGALTSKPYRFTARAWELTDADSIAPHDGVGSNIRLHVRDGRVMRVHPRDNEAVNETWISDRDRFSYAGLNAEDRLLAPMIKTDGVWREVEWQEALTAVAERLKAADASRMGWLMAPNATLEELYLAQRVARGLGCANIDHRLRQQDFSGDAADPMLPWLGLPIADLETREAILLIGSEIRQEQPLLAHRIRKAALEGATVACVNPLTLALTHPARQLVGTPDQMVTDLAAIAKALGAKASGALKTIIGAAKPDDAHQAIADALRAAEEKATGAVLLGALASAHPNYALLKALAYRIGELSGAVVGFLPASANSVGAYLAGAVPRGLPGGRSAEGTGLGLGEMLSTPPSTLVLWGLEPDRDLSDPARAMAMCEAAELVIVCSAFRSPALEAVADVLLPIGAFAETSGTFVNTGGLWQRFQGAVAPPGEARPGWKVLRVLGNLLDLKGFDYRDAAQVRDELAELCCHAALDNAPRGAYPAASSGATDGLMRLGSVPMYAVDPLVRRAPALQRAPVQGATFGVYLHPEQACADGLFADQTVLIIQNGHEVEAIVFMDDAVPMGCARIPAAVTGSERLGAQIGPVEIRPWFGETSSEAG; from the coding sequence ATGACGGACAAGATCACCATCGAGATCGACGGCCGCCCCTGCGAAGCGGCGCCGGGAGAGATGATCATCACGGTCGCGGACCGCGAGGGGATCACCATCCCGCGTTTTTGCTATCACAAGAAGCTGTCGATCGCGGCCAACTGCCGCATGTGTCTGGTCGAGGCGGAGCAGGGCGGTCGCCCCTTCCCCAAGCCGGTGCCCGCGTGCGCCACGCCGGTCGGCGCGGGCATGAAGGTCCTGACCCGCTCGCCCAAGGCCATCGATGCCCAGCAGGGGACGATGGAGTTCCTGCTCATCAACCATCCGCTCGACTGCCCCATCTGCGACCAGGGCGGCGAATGCGAGTTGCAGGATGTGGCGATGGGCTACGGCGGCGACGTCTCGCGCTTTGCCGAGCGCAAGCGTGTCGTCAAGGACGAGGATCTCGGTCCGCTCATCGCCACCGACATGACCCGCTGCATCCATTGCACCCGCTGCGTGCGCTTCGGCGCCGAGATTGCCGGCGTGCGCGAGCTCGGCGCCACGGGTCGCGGCGAAGACATGCGTATCGGGACCTTCGTCTCCCATACCGTGAGCCACGAGCTCTCGGGCAACATCATCGATCTCTGTCCGGTCGGAGCGCTCACCTCCAAGCCTTATCGCTTCACCGCGCGGGCTTGGGAGCTGACCGACGCCGACAGCATCGCCCCGCACGACGGGGTCGGCTCGAATATCCGACTGCACGTGCGTGACGGCCGGGTCATGCGGGTGCATCCGCGCGACAACGAGGCGGTCAACGAGACCTGGATCTCGGACCGCGATCGTTTCAGTTACGCGGGTCTGAACGCCGAAGACCGCCTGCTCGCGCCCATGATCAAGACCGACGGTGTCTGGCGCGAGGTCGAGTGGCAGGAGGCCCTGACCGCGGTCGCCGAGCGCCTCAAGGCCGCCGATGCGAGCCGCATGGGCTGGCTGATGGCCCCCAATGCGACGCTCGAAGAGCTGTATCTGGCGCAACGGGTCGCGCGGGGTCTGGGCTGTGCCAATATCGACCATCGTCTGCGCCAACAGGATTTCAGCGGCGACGCCGCCGATCCGATGCTGCCTTGGCTGGGTTTGCCGATCGCCGACCTGGAGACCCGCGAGGCGATCCTCCTGATCGGAAGCGAGATTCGCCAAGAGCAGCCGCTGCTGGCCCATCGCATCCGCAAGGCCGCGCTGGAGGGTGCAACCGTTGCCTGCGTGAATCCCTTGACCCTGGCGCTGACCCATCCCGCCCGGCAATTGGTCGGGACGCCGGATCAGATGGTCACGGATCTCGCGGCGATCGCCAAGGCGCTGGGCGCGAAGGCGTCGGGGGCGCTCAAGACGATCATCGGCGCCGCCAAGCCCGACGATGCCCATCAGGCGATTGCCGACGCTTTGCGTGCTGCGGAGGAGAAGGCGACCGGCGCTGTCCTGCTGGGCGCGCTGGCTAGCGCACATCCGAACTATGCGCTGCTCAAGGCGCTCGCGTATCGGATCGGTGAGTTGAGCGGCGCCGTCGTGGGTTTCCTGCCGGCATCGGCGAACAGCGTCGGCGCGTATCTGGCCGGTGCTGTACCCCGGGGTCTGCCCGGCGGTCGGTCGGCCGAGGGCACGGGCCTCGGGCTTGGCGAGATGCTGAGCACGCCGCCGAGCACGCTGGTGCTGTGGGGACTGGAGCCGGATCGGGATCTGAGCGACCCCGCGCGGGCCATGGCCATGTGCGAGGCGGCCGAGCTGGTGATCGTCTGCTCCGCTTTCCGGTCTCCCGCCCTGGAGGCGGTCGCCGACGTGCTGCTGCCGATCGGGGCGTTCGCCGAGACCTCCGGGACCTTCGTCAACACGGGCGGTCTCTGGCAGCGGTTTCAGGGTGCGGTCGCACCCCCCGGCGAGGCTCGGCCCGGTTGGAAGGTCCTGCGGGTGCTGGGCAACCTCTTGGATCTGAAGGGCTTTGATTATCGGGATGCGGCGCAGGTGCGCGACGAGCTTGCCGAGCTGTGCTGTCATGCCGCGCTCGACAATGCCCCGCGCGGCGCGTATCCGGCGGCCTCTTCCGGTGCAACGGACGGTCTGATGCGTCTCGGCAGCGTTCCGATGTATGCGGTGGATCCGCTGGTCCGCCGAGCGCCCGCCTTACAGCGCGCGCCGGTCCAAGGGGCGACCTTCGGTGTTTATCTGCATCCGGAGCAGGCGTGTGCCGATGGACTGTTTGCCGATCAGACGGTCTTGATTATTCAGAACGGCCACGAGGTCGAGGCCATTGTCTTCATGGACGATGCCGTACCGATGGGCTGTGCGCGGATTCCGGCAGCCGTGACCGGAAGCGAGCGGCTGGGCGCGCAGATCGGCCCGGTCGAGATCAGGCCGTGGTTCGGCGAGACGAGCAGCGAAGCGGGATGA
- the nuoL gene encoding NADH-quinone oxidoreductase subunit L: MENVYLTIVLAPLIGAIIAGFFGGRIGREGAHAVTIAGVGLSTALSLMVLARFIWDDLPVYNEAVYTWMVSDGIRFEIGFLVDRLTALMMATVTFVSLMVHIYTIGYMADDEHNWPKGALTGKNSYQRFFSYISLFTFSMLMLVMSNNFMQLFFGWEAVGLVSYLLIGFWSTRETAIFANMKAFLVNRVGDFGFILGIAAVGMYFNSMDYAEVFAAAPAHAGTQVAVFGGVSLMTLICILLFIGAMGKSAQVPLHVWLPDSMEGPTPISALIHAATMVTAGVFMVARMSPLFEMSETALSFILIIGATTALFMGLIGLVQNDIKRVVAYSTLSQLGYMVTALGASAYAAGMFHLMTHAFFKALLFLAAGSVIIALHHKQDIREMGGLRRYMPITWITALIGTLALIGFPAFSGFFSKDAIIEAVGHSTLYGSGYASLLLTIGVFVTALYSFRMYFLVFHGKPRMDEHTRHHLHETPWVVTLPLVLLAIPSVVLGWLVVEPLLVTNWFATGDWNPIVVAPEHDTLQPLREHWHGQWAFVLHGMTMPPFFLAMGGLILAAFVWWFTFAKNPKIDDELQAMGGPVTKILQAKYGFDDFNQKVFAGGGRWLGKVLWLGGDRAIIDDGVVNGSAHRVAALAQRARHLQTGYLYHYAIAMIVGLVGLLTFFVVF, encoded by the coding sequence GTGGAAAACGTCTACCTGACCATCGTGCTCGCGCCGCTCATCGGCGCCATCATCGCCGGCTTTTTCGGCGGCCGAATCGGCCGAGAGGGGGCGCATGCGGTGACCATCGCCGGCGTCGGGCTCTCCACGGCACTGTCGCTTATGGTGCTGGCGCGTTTCATCTGGGATGATCTGCCGGTCTACAACGAGGCCGTCTATACCTGGATGGTGTCGGACGGGATCCGCTTCGAGATCGGCTTCCTGGTCGATCGGCTCACGGCGCTCATGATGGCGACCGTGACCTTTGTTTCCTTGATGGTCCACATCTATACGATCGGCTACATGGCCGACGACGAGCACAACTGGCCGAAAGGCGCGCTGACCGGCAAGAACAGTTACCAGCGGTTCTTCAGCTACATCTCGCTCTTTACCTTCTCCATGTTGATGTTGGTGATGTCCAACAACTTCATGCAGCTCTTTTTCGGGTGGGAGGCGGTCGGTCTGGTCTCCTACCTGCTGATCGGCTTCTGGTCGACGCGCGAGACGGCGATCTTCGCCAATATGAAGGCATTCCTGGTCAACCGGGTCGGTGACTTCGGCTTCATCCTGGGCATCGCTGCGGTCGGGATGTATTTCAACAGTATGGATTACGCGGAGGTCTTTGCCGCGGCACCTGCCCATGCCGGAACGCAGGTCGCCGTATTCGGCGGCGTCTCGCTCATGACGCTGATCTGCATCCTGCTCTTCATCGGGGCCATGGGTAAGTCGGCGCAGGTGCCCTTGCATGTCTGGCTGCCGGACTCGATGGAAGGCCCCACGCCCATCTCGGCCTTGATTCACGCCGCGACCATGGTCACCGCCGGTGTCTTCATGGTCGCGCGGATGTCGCCGCTGTTCGAGATGTCGGAGACGGCGCTCAGCTTCATCCTCATCATCGGCGCGACCACGGCGCTTTTCATGGGTCTGATCGGTCTGGTGCAGAACGACATCAAGCGCGTCGTCGCCTATTCGACCCTCTCGCAGCTCGGTTATATGGTGACGGCGCTCGGTGCTTCGGCCTATGCGGCCGGGATGTTCCACCTGATGACCCATGCCTTCTTCAAGGCGCTGCTGTTCCTGGCCGCAGGGTCGGTGATCATCGCCCTGCATCACAAGCAGGACATCCGCGAGATGGGCGGCCTGCGCCGTTACATGCCGATCACCTGGATCACCGCGCTGATCGGCACGCTGGCCCTGATCGGCTTCCCGGCCTTCTCCGGCTTTTTCTCCAAGGACGCCATCATCGAGGCGGTGGGGCACTCGACGCTCTACGGGTCCGGTTATGCCTCGTTGCTCCTGACGATCGGCGTCTTCGTCACCGCCCTCTACAGTTTCCGCATGTACTTCCTGGTCTTCCACGGCAAGCCGCGGATGGACGAGCACACCCGACACCATCTGCACGAGACCCCGTGGGTGGTCACCTTGCCGTTGGTGTTGCTGGCGATCCCATCGGTGGTGCTCGGTTGGCTGGTCGTGGAGCCGCTGCTGGTGACCAACTGGTTCGCGACCGGCGACTGGAACCCCATCGTGGTGGCGCCCGAGCACGACACCCTGCAGCCGCTGCGCGAGCATTGGCACGGCCAGTGGGCCTTCGTGCTGCACGGCATGACCATGCCGCCCTTCTTTCTGGCGATGGGCGGTCTGATCTTGGCGGCCTTCGTCTGGTGGTTCACCTTCGCCAAGAATCCGAAGATCGACGATGAGCTGCAGGCGATGGGTGGTCCCGTGACCAAGATCCTGCAGGCGAAGTACGGGTTCGACGACTTCAATCAGAAGGTCTTCGCGGGCGGCGGTCGTTGGCTGGGCAAGGTGCTCTGGCTCGGCGGTGACCGCGCCATCATCGACGACGGTGTGGTCAACGGATCGGCCCATCGCGTTGCGGCGCTGGCGCAGCGGGCGCGGCATCTGCAAACCGGTTACCTCTATCACTACGCGATTGCGATGATCGTCGGGCTCGTCGGGCTCTTGACGTTCTTCGTCGTGTTCTAA